Below is a window of Brassica napus cultivar Da-Ae chromosome A5, Da-Ae, whole genome shotgun sequence DNA.
ttattcttaaattttttatcatttcgATTTTTCTAAATATACCAAATAATGACATGGTTATTAATTTTGTCTTTTATTTGAGaagtttattatattatttttttagggATATAAACTGGGTGTATCCGGCCTAAAATTCAGTCTGGTGTTAATAGAGCTATACAATTCTTCAtgctttttagattttttgggtttcttgtaattatttattataagtttatgACATTGTATTTGTCACttttatatgtgtttttaatataaactgGGTGTATCCGGCCTAAAATTCAGTCTGGTGTTAATAGAGCTATACAATTCTTCAtgctttttagattttttgggtttcttgtaattatttattataagtttatgACATTGTATTTGTCACttttatatgtgtttttaaGGATATGCACATGTTCTGTCGGTTATGTACGTTAGGGATTTTATCCAAACCTGAAAACACAAACTAGAACGAACCAGAAAAAAAAGCTGAATAGGATCGAGTTTGGTTATGACTAATTTACTCTATATTCAGCTTGATTATTCTTGATGAGTTTCCCAGAAGAATACTATGGTGACCATTTAAATTCGGATTGAGGTTTCCGAATTTTTGGTAGTAATAAGCTCGTAAGCTCTATTAATGTGTGTTTTAACTTTTGGATCAAAttcaattatgttttttttatggatTCAGCTTAGATAATGGTTTACctaatatccaaagtaatccaaaaaaatagaacgagtatccaaaaatatccgaactaaccaaaaataTGTAGTAATAAATTACTTAAATTTTTCCAAAATACTCAAAAATATCCAACACCAAAGTTACATAAAAATGGTTAATGAGTCTAGtttcagaaaacaaaaaagaagagttTAGTTTACTTTGAAATCTTTGGTCTAATTCATATTTCAGTTAAAATCAGATATTATCTGATACCTGAAATACCTACTTCTGTAACCCCATTCGAGTATATTTCTAGAACCAAATCCGATCAAGATGGGGGGGGGATCTTTTGGGTCAGGCTTGGTTCGATTTTGGATTTGTTTTATGTTCACCCCTGGTTGCACACTTTCAAACCCCATCACCACTAAGCATTCAGATCAACTAGTCAGCTATATGCTATGTTGTGTTTTCAGTTTGGTCTGAGATTAGCTTAAGAGTTTCTGTAATTAGTCCTTGGCActgatataaattttagagtcatCTGTACCGTCTTTCCCAAAAAAATGATACATACAAATTTAATACATATCTCGACAAAGTTCGAGTCGTTACGAACTCATACATACTCATAGATCACAATTTTAAAACATGCAACATAAAGCTCACACGATCTTGGTAATATCTTTCAAGAAAGCGTCAATATTAACATCAGAAGAACCTCTTTCCGCAACAGCTCCTCGACATATCTCACTAAGATCACAAGCCCTTCTTCTCATCTCTCTCACTTCTTCACTCTCTCCATCCATAAACCTCTTCACCAACTCCTTTATGTCGTCTCTCCTTACCAACTCCGTCTTCTTATCGCTCTTGATCCCCATCCCCACCCTCCAATCCTCAACAATCATCTTAGCATTCAAAAACTGATCCCAAAACAACGGAAACGTCAGCATCGGTACTCCAGAATATATCCCTTCCAACGTCGAGTTAAACCCGCAATGCGTCCAAAACCCGCCTACAGCTTTGTGGGACAGCACTCGCAGCTGATCGCACCAGCTTACCACAACACCCGGGCTACCTTCAAGAGCCTCCTTAAGCTTGGACTCGCCCCCACGTGCCACCCAAAGGAAAGAGATTCCACTCTCTCTCACTCCTCCCACTGTCTCCTCCATCTCAGCTTCCGAAACCGAAAGAAAACTCCCCTGAGATATGTAAAGCACAGAGCTTTCTGGTTGCCCGTCAAGCCATTGAATGTACTCAGGTTTGATGACGTCATTTCCAGCAGAGAGTTCTTCGAATGGTATCAACGGACCGGTGGTGTAAACCGGGAAATCAAACTTGGAAGTGAAAAAGTCTACAGCTTTTGGTTCCAGCTCGTAAGGAGAAGGGAAGAGAAGATACTTAGCTTTGGAGAGCTCGTCGAAACAAGGCTTAAACTTGTTGAACACTTGGTGGCTGAAGCCGTGGTAGATCTCCGGCAAGTCACGGAGTCGCGTCGGAGATAAACCGGGAATGTAATCAACAACTTCGTCTTCTTTCGTCTCTAGAAACAAAATCCATATTCAAGatcaagaatcaagaatcaagaatcaTCGATAAAACAGTaataaagtttgaaactttatatatttttcaaacagtaataaagtttaaaaatatataatttttaaaaaaagtgtTTGAAACTTTACCTGATGGTTCGGTCGGAAAATGGCCGTGAGCTGCGAGAAGATCGGAGTGGACGAAGAGGGAGAGGATCGCGGCTGACTCGGTCCAGAAAGAAGCTACCGGAATATTCCTCCGTGTGCCGACACTCACTGCCCAGAGGACGAAAGTGTCGGAGATGATTACGGTGGGAGGCGGGGAGCTGAGGCTGTCGAGTAAGTGCTCGAAGGGTTCCTCCAAGTTGGTGTAGATGGCGTCGATGAAGCCGGTGAAGTTGTTGGCACGGACTAGCTCGGAGGGGATGAGGTTTGGGAGAGTGGCGAAGTGGATACGGTAGGGC
It encodes the following:
- the LOC125609417 gene encoding UDP-glycosyltransferase 87A1-like — protein: MDPIIPQPFGVCHVVAMPWPGRGHINPMMNFCKRLLLRDPTLIVTFVVTEEWLGFIGSDPKPYRIHFATLPNLIPSELVRANNFTGFIDAIYTNLEEPFEHLLDSLSSPPPTVIISDTFVLWAVSVGTRRNIPVASFWTESAAILSLFVHSDLLAAHGHFPTEPSETKEDEVVDYIPGLSPTRLRDLPEIYHGFSHQVFNKFKPCFDELSKAKYLLFPSPYELEPKAVDFFTSKFDFPVYTTGPLIPFEELSAGNDVIKPEYIQWLDGQPESSVLYISQGSFLSVSEAEMEETVGGVRESGISFLWVARGGESKLKEALEGSPGVVVSWCDQLRVLSHKAVGGFWTHCGFNSTLEGIYSGVPMLTFPLFWDQFLNAKMIVEDWRVGMGIKSDKKTELVRRDDIKELVKRFMDGESEEVREMRRRACDLSEICRGAVAERGSSDVNIDAFLKDITKIV